One genomic window of Polyangium aurulentum includes the following:
- a CDS encoding LysM peptidoglycan-binding domain-containing protein translates to MRAITLSYAGDPSWDTGSPNGEVEIPNEDTGDFMQTLSSLFGGGGNSAGGNSPTGGSLGEGLGALAGAGLGTLAGGAGAGIGASLGRMAGGAVERLVGGAIAPKPGQRQRRLSKRERKILADGQKMTQRTGNPAYAEEAALRVHRPAEYKRRRAAGTLPTRGLAAPPSTRPAPPPPSTRPVPRPSRPPPSRPAPRPSVATQPARPPSQSPPSLPEPPPFYDGEPGYEGEDGYGGEHWDEAESMDEEYNETAAPDPRPRPLRHVSVTPLPRAYMETLLREVPAARNLDPRLLRLVSGNASAPRDVSGVEPSTGTYHALPGETPHGIAKKLTGQVERVAELFAANPGKSESSPVWNIPPGWLLYDRETGAITTTRKYVVQSGDSPSSIAKKLGAVSRPKWFAELRDANPQKPVKNGNFVSLHAGEELGVPDAWPALSPRSAQERAGGLPQGFPPACAHPV, encoded by the coding sequence ATGCGAGCGATCACGTTGTCGTATGCCGGCGATCCGTCGTGGGATACGGGCTCCCCCAATGGGGAGGTCGAGATCCCGAACGAGGACACCGGCGATTTCATGCAAACGCTCTCGTCGCTGTTCGGCGGGGGCGGGAATAGCGCGGGCGGCAATTCGCCCACCGGGGGGAGCCTCGGTGAGGGGCTCGGAGCCCTGGCCGGCGCTGGCCTCGGAACCCTCGCGGGCGGCGCGGGAGCCGGGATCGGCGCGAGCCTCGGGAGGATGGCGGGCGGCGCGGTCGAGCGGCTCGTGGGCGGCGCGATTGCGCCGAAACCAGGGCAGCGGCAGCGCCGCCTTTCCAAACGCGAGCGGAAGATCCTGGCCGATGGTCAGAAGATGACGCAGCGGACGGGAAATCCGGCGTACGCCGAGGAGGCTGCGCTGCGCGTTCATCGCCCGGCCGAATACAAGCGCAGGCGCGCCGCAGGCACGCTGCCGACGCGGGGTCTCGCGGCGCCTCCGTCAACGCGCCCGGCGCCGCCGCCCCCCTCGACGCGGCCGGTTCCGCGTCCTTCGCGTCCGCCGCCGTCACGACCTGCACCGCGACCGTCCGTCGCGACGCAGCCGGCGAGGCCGCCGTCGCAATCGCCGCCATCGCTCCCCGAGCCGCCGCCATTCTATGACGGAGAGCCGGGCTATGAGGGCGAGGACGGCTATGGTGGCGAACATTGGGACGAGGCCGAATCAATGGACGAAGAGTATAACGAAACTGCAGCTCCGGACCCGAGGCCCCGTCCCCTGCGGCACGTGTCGGTGACGCCTCTCCCTCGCGCGTACATGGAGACGCTCCTGCGCGAGGTGCCCGCCGCCAGAAACCTCGATCCCCGCCTCTTGCGCCTCGTCTCGGGCAATGCGAGCGCGCCCCGCGACGTCTCCGGGGTCGAGCCCTCGACGGGCACTTACCACGCGCTGCCCGGCGAGACGCCGCACGGTATCGCCAAGAAGCTGACCGGACAGGTCGAGCGCGTCGCCGAGCTGTTCGCTGCCAACCCGGGCAAATCGGAATCATCGCCGGTATGGAACATCCCGCCGGGGTGGCTGCTCTACGATCGCGAGACGGGTGCCATCACGACGACGCGGAAATACGTCGTGCAGTCGGGCGATTCGCCGTCCTCGATCGCGAAGAAGCTCGGAGCCGTGTCACGGCCGAAGTGGTTTGCCGAGCTGCGCGACGCCAACCCGCAGAAGCCTGTCAAGAATGGCAACTTCGTCTCGCTGCATGCGGGCGAGGAGCTCGGGGTCCCCGACGCCTGGCCAGCACTGAGTCCTCGAAGTGCTCAGGAAAGAGCGGGAGGGCTGCCTCAGGGATTCCCACCGGCTTGCGCCCATCCCGTTTAG
- a CDS encoding transglutaminase-like domain-containing protein, which translates to MIRVAIVEFPSNLAKARYMAAGSVRDQQLPEVHRWAAVFRRLPYHERPAAILRFCQYAIDYVRDPRREVLEDSAVTLLRGFGDCDAKTRVFVALCRASGVPAREKPVRPAQDFPHILAEVYVGGRWRPADPTIINSSIDRIPPGSRAITNYW; encoded by the coding sequence ATGATCCGCGTAGCCATCGTGGAATTCCCCTCCAACCTCGCCAAGGCGCGCTACATGGCAGCGGGCAGCGTCCGCGACCAGCAGCTCCCCGAGGTGCATCGATGGGCGGCCGTGTTTCGTCGGCTCCCGTATCACGAGCGCCCTGCCGCGATTCTCCGGTTCTGCCAGTACGCGATCGACTACGTGCGCGATCCGCGTCGGGAGGTGCTCGAGGACTCCGCGGTGACGCTCCTCCGTGGCTTTGGCGATTGCGATGCGAAGACGAGGGTCTTTGTCGCTCTGTGCCGCGCGAGCGGTGTCCCTGCTCGCGAGAAGCCCGTGCGCCCCGCGCAGGACTTCCCGCACATCCTGGCCGAGGTTTACGTGGGCGGTCGCTGGCGCCCGGCGGATCCGACGATCATCAATTCGTCGATCGATCGGATTCCGCCCGGCTCGCGAGCGATCACGAACTACTGGTGA
- a CDS encoding tyrosine-type recombinase/integrase: MTVRKAVRRGETRLVIDICYQKKDGSQGRYRKDAQVQTMAAARSEERRLMAFIAQHGEPFEPSAIEATDDADISPEAQKAFAEIVSEYRATFMITDLKVTTRRGYDSVLDSTLLPRFGELPLAKVDGAAAAALDLDLSKRELSRSSRNNTQIVLRSVLRFAASRGYIGARPANLPRLKPIGQTVLEIPSDEEVQKVLDAAREAHRRSFALMAYAGLRPNEVRALRRRDVRLRLEKGEAIGGFVSIREGRSHGQIHTPKTGQREIPIVPPLARLLAPVEQGPRDGHVALNEHGKPWGQFGLDQAFSRVRRRAGLEGWSVYCLRHYAITLWLRRGVPVHVVQRMAGHKHLATTQRYVHHLKQDLEEAARRLAETSAW, encoded by the coding sequence ATGACGGTACGCAAAGCAGTGCGACGCGGGGAAACCCGCCTGGTGATTGACATCTGCTACCAGAAGAAAGACGGCAGCCAGGGCCGTTATCGGAAGGACGCCCAAGTCCAGACGATGGCGGCAGCTCGCTCCGAAGAGCGACGGCTGATGGCGTTCATCGCGCAACACGGTGAGCCCTTCGAGCCGTCCGCCATCGAAGCCACGGACGACGCCGACATCTCTCCCGAAGCTCAGAAGGCATTTGCTGAGATCGTGTCGGAGTATCGCGCGACCTTCATGATCACCGACCTGAAGGTCACGACACGCCGGGGTTACGATTCGGTCCTCGACAGCACCCTGCTCCCGAGGTTCGGTGAGCTCCCCCTGGCCAAGGTCGACGGCGCAGCAGCCGCCGCGCTCGATCTCGACCTCTCCAAGCGGGAGCTCTCCCGGTCGAGCCGCAACAACACGCAGATCGTGCTCCGCTCGGTCCTGCGCTTTGCGGCCTCGCGGGGCTACATCGGCGCCCGCCCGGCGAACCTCCCGCGGCTCAAGCCGATCGGCCAGACGGTCCTCGAGATCCCCTCCGACGAGGAGGTCCAGAAGGTCCTCGACGCCGCCCGGGAAGCCCACCGCCGCAGCTTCGCCCTCATGGCGTACGCCGGACTCCGCCCCAACGAGGTCCGCGCGCTACGCCGCCGAGACGTCCGGCTGCGTCTGGAGAAGGGAGAGGCCATCGGAGGCTTCGTCAGCATCCGGGAGGGCCGCTCCCACGGGCAGATCCACACGCCCAAGACCGGCCAGCGGGAGATTCCCATCGTCCCGCCCCTCGCGCGTCTGCTCGCCCCCGTCGAGCAGGGGCCGCGCGACGGCCACGTCGCCCTGAACGAGCACGGCAAGCCCTGGGGGCAGTTCGGGCTCGATCAAGCGTTCAGCCGGGTCCGACGGCGTGCGGGGCTCGAGGGGTGGTCGGTGTACTGCCTTCGGCACTACGCCATCACGCTCTGGCTCCGACGCGGCGTGCCGGTCCACGTCGTCCAACGGATGGCAGGTCACAAGCACCTGGCCACCACCCAGCGGTACGTCCACCACCTCAAGCAGGATCTCGAAGAGGCTGCCCGTCGCCTCGCTGAAACCAGCGCCTGGTAA
- a CDS encoding low affinity iron permease family protein has product MGRWLESASREVTDWSGSSWAFGLAALVILVWLVTGPIFGFSDTWQLVINTGTTIVTFLMVFLIQRSQNKDSLAIQLKLNELVAAMKGASNRLIDVESLSEEELRLLHRHYAKLVAMAKKDADVGESHSIEEAEARHVRKRRSRAEGQGAPAQG; this is encoded by the coding sequence ATGGGCAGGTGGCTGGAGAGCGCCTCGCGCGAAGTCACCGACTGGTCGGGGAGCTCGTGGGCGTTCGGGCTCGCCGCGCTCGTGATCCTCGTCTGGCTCGTGACCGGGCCGATCTTCGGCTTTTCCGACACATGGCAGCTCGTGATCAACACCGGGACGACCATTGTCACGTTCCTGATGGTGTTTCTGATCCAGCGCTCGCAGAACAAGGACTCCTTGGCCATTCAGCTCAAGCTGAACGAGCTGGTTGCGGCAATGAAGGGGGCGAGCAATCGGCTCATCGACGTCGAGAGCCTGAGCGAGGAGGAGCTGCGCCTGCTCCACAGGCACTATGCAAAGCTCGTGGCAATGGCGAAGAAGGACGCGGATGTTGGCGAATCCCACTCGATCGAGGAGGCGGAGGCGCGCCACGTGCGCAAGCGACGGAGCAGGGCCGAGGGCCAGGGCGCGCCGGCGCAGGGCTAG
- a CDS encoding acyl-CoA synthetase translates to MSTRRNPYEELPRTEACYAPLTPLSFLERAAYVYPDRLAIVHGRLRFTWAQAFERAKRLASALSRRGIGVGDTVAVLLPNIPAMLDAHFGVPMTGAVLNTLNTRLDAAALAFMLDHAEAKVLLVDRELAETAKKAISLAQARPMVVDVDDPIYEGPGERISDLEYEALLGEGDPDFQYRTPEDEWEAISLNYTSGTTGDPKGVVYHHRGAYLNAIGNMVTWSMPKHATYLWTLPMFHCNGWCFTWTMAANAGTSVCLRKVEPRAIFDAIREHRVTHYCGAPIVHSMLVNADPALREGIGHRVHAMVAAAAPPAAMIEGMERMGFELTHVYGLTETYGPAAVCEKHEGWSQLDIGHRTERMGRQGVRYLVEEGLTVMDPETMEPVPKNGEVMGEIMFRGNVVMKGYLKNPIATEEAFRGGWFHSGDLAVLQPDGYVKIKDRSKDVIISGGENISSLEVEDALYRHPAVLAAAVVAAPDPKWGETPLAFIETKEGSSVTEADIVAFCRTHLAHFKVPRRIIFGPLPKTSTGKIQKFLLRERARSKDALE, encoded by the coding sequence ATGAGCACCCGAAGGAACCCGTACGAGGAGCTACCCCGCACAGAGGCGTGCTACGCCCCGCTGACGCCGCTGTCGTTCCTCGAGCGCGCGGCCTACGTGTACCCGGATCGGCTGGCCATCGTGCACGGCCGGCTGCGGTTCACCTGGGCGCAAGCGTTCGAGCGTGCAAAGCGGCTCGCCTCGGCGCTCTCCCGCCGCGGGATCGGCGTCGGGGACACGGTGGCTGTGCTCCTGCCGAACATCCCCGCCATGCTCGACGCCCATTTCGGCGTACCGATGACGGGCGCCGTGCTGAACACGCTGAACACGCGCCTCGACGCGGCCGCGCTCGCGTTCATGCTCGATCACGCGGAGGCGAAGGTGCTGCTCGTCGACCGCGAGCTGGCGGAGACGGCAAAGAAGGCGATCTCGCTCGCCCAGGCGCGGCCGATGGTCGTGGACGTGGACGATCCGATCTACGAGGGGCCTGGGGAGCGGATCTCCGATCTCGAATACGAAGCGCTGCTCGGGGAAGGGGATCCTGATTTTCAGTACCGCACGCCGGAGGACGAGTGGGAGGCGATCTCGCTCAATTACACCTCGGGGACGACCGGGGATCCGAAGGGCGTGGTCTACCACCATCGCGGCGCGTATCTCAACGCGATCGGCAACATGGTCACGTGGAGCATGCCGAAGCACGCGACGTATCTCTGGACGCTGCCGATGTTCCATTGTAATGGTTGGTGCTTCACGTGGACGATGGCGGCGAACGCTGGGACGAGCGTGTGTCTGCGAAAGGTCGAGCCGCGCGCGATATTCGACGCGATCCGCGAGCACCGAGTGACGCATTATTGCGGCGCGCCGATCGTGCACTCGATGCTGGTGAACGCCGATCCTGCGCTTCGCGAGGGGATCGGGCACCGCGTGCACGCGATGGTGGCTGCGGCGGCGCCGCCGGCGGCGATGATCGAGGGGATGGAGCGGATGGGCTTCGAGCTCACGCACGTCTATGGCTTGACCGAGACCTACGGCCCCGCGGCCGTGTGCGAGAAGCACGAGGGCTGGTCCCAGCTCGACATCGGCCATCGCACCGAGCGGATGGGCCGCCAGGGCGTCAGATACCTCGTCGAGGAGGGGCTCACCGTGATGGATCCCGAGACGATGGAGCCCGTGCCGAAGAATGGCGAGGTGATGGGCGAGATCATGTTCCGCGGGAACGTGGTCATGAAGGGATACTTGAAGAACCCGATCGCGACCGAGGAGGCGTTCCGTGGCGGCTGGTTCCATTCGGGCGATCTCGCCGTGCTCCAGCCGGACGGGTACGTGAAGATCAAGGATCGCTCGAAGGACGTCATCATCTCTGGCGGGGAAAATATCTCCTCGCTCGAGGTCGAGGACGCGCTCTACCGCCACCCCGCCGTGCTCGCCGCGGCCGTCGTGGCGGCGCCGGATCCGAAATGGGGCGAGACGCCGCTTGCGTTCATCGAGACGAAGGAGGGCTCTTCCGTGACGGAGGCCGACATCGTCGCATTTTGCAGGACGCACCTCGCCCATTTCAAGGTGCCGCGCAGGATCATCTTCGGGCCCTTGCCCAAGACATCCACGGGCAAGATCCAGAAGTTCTTGCTACGCGAGCGGGCGCGGTCGAAGGACGCGCTCGAGTGA
- a CDS encoding LysR family transcriptional regulator, giving the protein MQDLSRGRWDDVRIFLEAHRQKSLGAAAARLGVDTSTVSRRLTAFERLLGVRLFERSREGLLPTRSAELVLAAAEAMEAAYRRIGRDASDVQAEAEGVVRLSVDPGMAEVFVAPALVRLRERYPKIDIELDASARTRDLTRREADLGLRSTQPRGADLVITKLAAARWIVATAPELAKTLGRVSTWAELSWITWDHDYASFPPALWIAKHAGMARVVLRTSSFSSQLAAAASGLGVGLFPMPFVRARELVAVRHSTALASSAEAWPTSEVWLVGHRALREVPRVAAVWEFLAAEMRRAAR; this is encoded by the coding sequence ATGCAAGACCTCTCCAGGGGCCGATGGGACGACGTCCGCATCTTCCTCGAGGCCCACCGACAAAAGAGCCTGGGGGCCGCCGCCGCGCGCCTCGGCGTCGATACCTCGACCGTGAGCCGGCGCCTGACCGCCTTCGAGCGATTGCTCGGTGTTCGCCTCTTCGAGCGCTCACGCGAAGGGCTGTTGCCGACGCGCTCCGCCGAGCTCGTCCTCGCCGCGGCCGAAGCGATGGAGGCCGCGTATCGACGCATCGGGCGCGATGCATCCGACGTCCAGGCAGAGGCCGAAGGCGTCGTGCGGTTGAGCGTGGACCCGGGAATGGCAGAGGTTTTCGTCGCACCTGCGCTCGTGCGCCTGCGAGAGCGATATCCGAAGATCGACATCGAGCTCGACGCATCGGCTCGCACCCGCGACCTCACGCGGCGCGAAGCCGATCTCGGGCTGCGCTCGACCCAGCCGCGGGGCGCGGACCTGGTGATAACGAAGCTGGCGGCCGCGCGGTGGATCGTCGCGACCGCACCCGAGCTCGCAAAGACGCTCGGGCGTGTATCGACGTGGGCCGAGTTATCGTGGATCACGTGGGATCACGACTACGCGAGCTTCCCGCCCGCGCTCTGGATTGCGAAGCACGCCGGCATGGCTCGCGTGGTCCTGCGGACGAGCAGCTTCTCATCCCAGCTCGCTGCCGCCGCTTCGGGCCTGGGCGTCGGCCTCTTCCCCATGCCTTTCGTTCGTGCGCGCGAGTTGGTGGCGGTTCGCCATTCGACGGCGCTCGCGTCGAGCGCGGAGGCGTGGCCGACCAGCGAAGTCTGGCTGGTGGGCCACCGCGCGCTGCGCGAGGTGCCACGCGTCGCGGCGGTCTGGGAGTTCCTGGCGGCGGAGATGCGGCGCGCCGCTCGCTGA
- a CDS encoding SDR family oxidoreductase: MKILISGATGSVGGELAKALSGRGVSFRAMVRSPERAGTLASLPGIELVRGDFDDVETLSRALRGVERAFLLTSSSERAEAQQRAFVEAARREGVRHVVKLSQWAADQRSPVRFLRYHAAVEAAIVDSEMAYTFLRPNLFMQGLLAFRAAIVAKGQFFASAEDARISAIDVRDIAEVAAAALVEQGHEGKVYDLTGPEALTHAEMAAQLSSALGRPIAFVNVPEAAMRGALLGAGLPEWQADGLLEDYAHYRRGEAATVTSGVKDATGRAPRTFSTFANDYAQALS; encoded by the coding sequence ATGAAGATCCTCATCAGCGGTGCGACGGGCAGTGTCGGCGGCGAGCTCGCGAAGGCGCTCTCGGGGAGGGGCGTGAGCTTTCGCGCGATGGTCCGCTCGCCGGAGCGCGCAGGTACGCTCGCGTCGCTGCCGGGCATCGAGCTCGTGCGTGGTGACTTCGACGATGTCGAGACGCTATCGCGCGCGCTGAGGGGCGTGGAGCGAGCCTTCCTTCTCACCAGCTCGTCGGAGCGGGCCGAGGCGCAGCAGCGTGCGTTCGTCGAGGCGGCTCGCCGCGAGGGCGTGCGGCACGTCGTGAAGCTGTCGCAGTGGGCGGCGGATCAGCGCTCGCCGGTGCGGTTTCTGCGCTATCACGCCGCGGTCGAGGCGGCGATCGTCGACTCGGAAATGGCGTACACGTTCCTGCGTCCGAACCTGTTCATGCAAGGGCTTCTCGCGTTCCGCGCGGCCATCGTGGCGAAGGGGCAATTCTTTGCGTCGGCCGAGGACGCGCGGATCAGCGCAATCGACGTCCGCGACATCGCCGAGGTCGCGGCCGCGGCGCTGGTCGAGCAAGGGCACGAGGGCAAGGTGTACGATCTGACGGGGCCCGAGGCCCTGACCCACGCGGAAATGGCCGCGCAGCTCTCGTCTGCGCTCGGCCGGCCGATCGCGTTCGTGAACGTCCCGGAGGCCGCGATGCGCGGCGCGCTGCTCGGCGCGGGCCTGCCGGAGTGGCAAGCGGACGGTCTGCTCGAGGATTATGCGCACTATCGACGCGGCGAGGCTGCTACCGTCACCTCGGGCGTGAAAGACGCGACGGGGAGAGCACCGCGGACGTTCTCCACGTTCGCGAACGATTACGCTCAGGCACTCTCCTGA
- a CDS encoding LysR family transcriptional regulator has translation MVDLNEILVFTSVVREGSFTRAAKKLGLPKSTASERVSSLETRLGVKLLERSTRSLELTPVGSAYYEQCAQIIAAAEEADASASEATGVPRGRLRIGCSSIIAELILGRVATQFSAKYPLVDIELVISDGPPDMNAPQFDVWVQTRGSVGPNMIAHRIGKAIRVCYASPKYLAARGAPKSVRALGEHSWIVVGRHPEQTLSFTSRGQVDHLAIRGRFVVNSLHIAADAAAAGAGLVMLPSFVVADRVRAGELVPVLESWKVDINDINVVYAATQKSILRLRLFVEMLLAQARSGMPWNIADESGD, from the coding sequence ATGGTCGATCTCAACGAGATCCTGGTCTTCACGAGTGTGGTGCGCGAGGGGAGCTTCACGCGCGCCGCAAAGAAGCTCGGTCTGCCGAAATCGACCGCCAGCGAGCGCGTGTCGAGCCTCGAGACGCGGCTCGGCGTCAAGCTCCTCGAGCGCTCGACGCGCAGCCTCGAGCTGACGCCCGTCGGGAGCGCGTACTACGAGCAATGCGCGCAGATCATCGCGGCCGCGGAGGAGGCGGACGCCTCCGCCTCCGAGGCGACGGGCGTCCCCCGGGGTCGTCTACGGATCGGCTGCTCGAGCATCATCGCCGAGCTCATCCTGGGTCGTGTCGCCACGCAGTTCTCGGCCAAGTATCCGCTGGTCGATATCGAGCTGGTGATCTCCGACGGTCCCCCGGACATGAATGCGCCGCAGTTCGACGTCTGGGTGCAGACGCGCGGGAGCGTCGGTCCGAACATGATCGCGCATCGCATCGGCAAGGCCATTCGCGTTTGCTACGCCAGCCCGAAGTATCTCGCGGCGCGCGGCGCGCCGAAGAGCGTCCGCGCGCTTGGAGAGCATTCGTGGATCGTCGTCGGCAGACATCCGGAGCAGACCCTGAGCTTCACCTCCCGAGGCCAGGTCGATCACCTCGCCATTCGCGGACGGTTCGTGGTCAATTCGCTCCACATCGCCGCGGACGCGGCAGCGGCCGGCGCGGGCCTGGTCATGCTGCCGTCGTTCGTGGTCGCCGACCGCGTGCGCGCAGGCGAGCTCGTGCCGGTGCTCGAGAGCTGGAAGGTCGACATCAACGACATCAACGTCGTGTACGCGGCGACGCAGAAGTCGATCCTCCGGCTGCGGCTGTTCGTGGAGATGCTGCTCGCGCAGGCTCGCAGCGGAATGCCCTGGAACATTGCCGACGAGAGCGGGGACTAG
- a CDS encoding glycosyltransferase, whose product MTSSSAKGHLLRVLDLAQQLGSRGHRVLFKAKFGVAAEVKAASAELIPYENQIDFQDFADLMQVAELPRWMPKVPYAIAQIRTLLQARNVQLAQEIEPILHRERVDCVVYDFFESGAAWAAERAGIPYASAGNMGTVLTKDEVPLVFNTLPPMRPFRKLPAVMHAIANQFISFGASRAKLGLPPYVGRTADIVHGTTSPMLHIIMAHRGFAGDVPLRDNQLFVGPTTFNVPSKPRENALHVEPGTVVVSTTTTGKDEGWFRRVLEALAPMNVPVLATAASAEDIPSGLPSHVRIERYVPHDTVFPQARALITHGGWGTVGRALVHGLPMLAIPIFGDQILNAEMVERAGHGRRLPLDKATPEAIRAQVRALLDDDVVLARARRASAEIKQLKEDQVAARALEELASRGRTGAKASARSAA is encoded by the coding sequence ATGACGAGCTCGAGCGCGAAAGGGCATCTGCTGCGCGTGCTCGACCTCGCCCAGCAGCTCGGCTCCCGTGGCCACCGCGTGCTGTTCAAGGCGAAGTTCGGTGTCGCCGCCGAGGTGAAGGCCGCCTCCGCCGAGCTCATTCCTTACGAAAATCAGATCGATTTCCAGGACTTCGCGGACCTCATGCAAGTCGCCGAGCTTCCGCGGTGGATGCCGAAGGTGCCCTACGCCATTGCGCAGATCCGCACCCTCCTCCAGGCGCGGAACGTCCAGCTCGCGCAGGAAATCGAGCCCATCCTCCACCGTGAACGGGTGGACTGCGTGGTCTACGATTTCTTCGAGAGCGGCGCGGCCTGGGCGGCGGAGCGCGCCGGCATTCCCTATGCGAGCGCCGGGAACATGGGCACCGTCCTCACGAAGGACGAGGTGCCGCTGGTGTTCAACACGCTGCCGCCCATGCGGCCTTTCCGCAAGCTCCCGGCGGTGATGCACGCGATAGCCAATCAGTTCATCTCCTTCGGCGCGTCGCGGGCCAAGCTCGGCCTTCCTCCGTATGTGGGCCGCACGGCCGATATCGTGCACGGAACGACCTCGCCCATGCTCCACATCATCATGGCGCACCGCGGCTTCGCGGGCGACGTCCCGCTCCGCGACAACCAGCTCTTCGTCGGCCCGACGACCTTCAACGTGCCGTCGAAGCCTCGCGAGAATGCGCTGCACGTCGAGCCCGGGACCGTGGTGGTCAGCACGACGACGACCGGCAAGGACGAGGGCTGGTTCCGCCGCGTGCTCGAGGCCCTCGCACCAATGAACGTCCCCGTCCTCGCGACCGCTGCGAGCGCCGAAGACATCCCCTCCGGGCTGCCGTCTCATGTTCGCATCGAGCGATACGTGCCGCACGACACGGTGTTCCCGCAGGCGCGGGCGCTGATCACGCACGGCGGCTGGGGCACGGTGGGGCGCGCGCTGGTTCACGGGCTGCCCATGCTGGCCATTCCGATCTTCGGCGATCAGATCCTGAATGCGGAGATGGTCGAACGCGCGGGGCACGGGCGGCGGCTGCCGCTCGACAAAGCGACGCCCGAGGCGATCCGCGCCCAGGTTCGCGCGCTGCTCGACGACGACGTGGTCCTCGCCCGCGCTCGGCGCGCCTCCGCCGAGATCAAGCAGCTCAAGGAAGATCAGGTCGCCGCACGCGCGCTCGAAGAGCTCGCCTCCCGCGGAAGGACGGGCGCCAAGGCCTCCGCGCGGAGCGCCGCCTGA
- a CDS encoding UDP-glucose dehydrogenase family protein: MKLAVIGTGYVGLVAGAGFADFGNDVHCVDVDESKIARLSRGEVPIYEPGLDALIASNAKAGRLTFSTDVAAAVRGAEVVIIAVGTPPAADGSADLSAVFAVAETIGKNMNGYKVVVTKSTVPVGTADRIQQIIGRVTKEPFGVASNPEFLKEGAAIEDFMKPDRVVIGSNDARALEVLRRLYSAFVRTNDRIHAMDARSAELTKYAANAMLATRISFMNDLAVLSEKLGADIERVRKAVGADPRIGPKFLFPGVGFGGSCFPKDISALIHTAEGVGHELAVVRAAEEVNKRQKQLLGDKIRRHFDGALEGRTVAVWGLAFKPQTDDIREAPALVLIDMLLEAGAKVRAHDPAAMDNVRALVGDRVTFTETMYQATEGADALALVTEWHEYRQPDFNRIKGLMRTPALFDGRNVWDPKDLRSLGFKYTGIGRP; this comes from the coding sequence ATGAAGCTCGCTGTCATTGGAACGGGTTACGTCGGCCTCGTCGCCGGCGCAGGGTTCGCCGACTTCGGAAACGACGTCCATTGCGTCGACGTCGACGAGTCGAAAATCGCGCGCCTTTCGCGCGGCGAGGTCCCCATTTACGAGCCCGGCCTCGACGCCCTCATCGCCTCCAACGCCAAGGCCGGGCGCCTGACCTTCTCCACCGATGTCGCCGCCGCCGTCCGCGGCGCCGAGGTCGTCATCATCGCCGTGGGCACGCCCCCCGCAGCCGACGGATCGGCCGATCTCTCCGCCGTCTTCGCCGTCGCCGAGACCATTGGCAAGAACATGAACGGCTACAAGGTGGTCGTCACCAAGAGCACCGTGCCCGTGGGCACCGCCGATCGCATCCAGCAGATCATCGGCCGCGTCACGAAAGAGCCTTTCGGCGTCGCGTCGAATCCCGAGTTCTTGAAGGAGGGCGCCGCCATCGAGGACTTCATGAAGCCCGATCGCGTGGTCATCGGCTCGAACGACGCGCGCGCGCTCGAGGTGCTGCGGCGGCTCTACAGCGCATTCGTCCGCACGAACGATCGCATTCACGCGATGGACGCGCGCTCGGCCGAGCTCACCAAATATGCGGCGAACGCCATGCTCGCGACGCGCATCTCGTTCATGAACGACCTCGCCGTGCTGAGTGAGAAGCTCGGCGCGGACATCGAGCGGGTGCGCAAGGCCGTGGGCGCCGATCCGCGCATCGGCCCCAAGTTCCTTTTCCCGGGCGTCGGCTTTGGCGGTTCCTGCTTTCCCAAGGACATCTCGGCGCTGATCCACACCGCCGAGGGCGTGGGGCACGAGCTCGCCGTGGTGCGCGCGGCCGAGGAGGTGAACAAGCGTCAGAAGCAGCTGCTCGGTGACAAGATCCGTCGCCATTTCGACGGCGCTCTCGAGGGTCGGACCGTGGCGGTCTGGGGCCTCGCCTTCAAGCCGCAGACCGACGACATCCGCGAGGCGCCCGCGCTCGTTTTGATCGATATGCTGCTCGAGGCCGGCGCCAAGGTGCGCGCCCACGATCCGGCTGCCATGGACAACGTGCGCGCGCTCGTCGGCGACCGCGTCACGTTCACCGAGACCATGTACCAGGCCACGGAGGGTGCCGACGCGCTGGCGCTCGTGACCGAATGGCACGAGTACCGGCAGCCCGATTTCAACCGCATCAAGGGCCTCATGCGCACGCCCGCGCTCTTCGACGGACGCAACGTGTGGGATCCCAAGGATCTGCGCTCGCTCGGCTTCAAGTACACGGGGATCGGGCGGCCCTGA